DNA from Daphnia pulicaria isolate SC F1-1A chromosome 3, SC_F0-13Bv2, whole genome shotgun sequence:
TATTTACGGGCTTGGAGCACCGGTCCAACGAGCAATTCttacctgaaaaaaaaaatcgttgacAGGTGAATAGCctacatacagacagacagcgTGTAGACAAAAATGGTATTTATATTCCCAAAAAACCTGCCCAGCAaggtttcattctgttttttgttttctagctTTTTCTGCTGATTATAAGGACTCTATTGGTTGAGGTTTCTGTTTGTACAGAGACTTATGCACACAATTCATATCTTGTGAAAAGGTGAGCTTTAGGGTGATGGTGGTTGGTTTGGATAGGGAACTCTGGCAAGAAgtgataagaagaagaagaaggaacccACTCAGAACACCTTAAATATATACGATGtatagaaagaaagagaaacgagaggaggaggaggggtggGGATTGGGGACATGGTAAAAACCGAGTGTGCGTGTGTTGTTTAGAAGCTCTCAGTTGAGCGTTGCACCGACCGCCAAGCGGTTGGGGAATCTTCATCGTCTTagttttttcaaaagttttatttttttaatcattttttatcgatttggttgtttttttggcaaaCGTGATCGCATCGTAGTTTTGCTTGACTGGATTTTCAAGTTGTGGAGGGCGCTTAGTTCGATTTGAACCTCCGTATTCCAGCCGCCAACATAACAGAAcacaaaattttgttattcttaAATGGCCGACTCAAGTGCTGATCGTTTGGCTGTCATTCACCGTCATCTTTCCAGAGATTCCGGTACGGTTTACCTTTGCCATTTGAATGTTTCATCGTCAAAATCTTATTGCTGCCAATGTCATTTGTTTGCCGGTGTAATTTCACTCGATCTGGCATCGGTTTTTTTCTCGGTTCATGTTACCTTTTCTCAACGTGTGTTTAGAACAGTTGTAGACTGCAGACGAAAAACCAGTTTTGACATTTCTATTTGCCAAGTGACAACTTATACTGTCTGATGACACACGAGTTATTGATTATTTGAGTTGTCCCTTCACGGTCTTTGTTCGTATGACTGTATGATATGCCGCATAATGGAATTCGTTGAACGTGTTATCTTTCCACTATCTTTATCGACTTTTTGTTGACCCACAGATGGAAAGGCAGCAGGCCCTAAAGTACCAAGCTCTATTCCGAAAAAGCGCCAAGAATTGCTACGATGGAATGGATGGGGCTACGAAGATTCCGGTTTTGTTTTGAGCAATCTCGGAACGGAACAAAATCCAAAATATGTTTTCACTTTCAGTGGCAGTCGATATGAGATTGCCAGTGCTGATCTTCCACACTTCTTTGATTGGGCTTACGCTACAATTGGTGTTGATCCTGCGAAAAAGAAGGACCCTCAAGGCGAACCAAGTTATCCACCCCCAATTGTGAATGAAGGTACTGTAAAcctgtttgtgtttttttttattgtgttcTTGATCAAAGTTTTGTTTCGATAGGCTTTGTCAGCGATttgaaaaataccaaaatcACATTCTCTTTTGAGGGAATGGACAGGCTCTTTCGTGCCCATGGACACACATTGCATGACATCGCCCTTTTGAGAGGAGGCCAGTTCCTCAGGATACcagatgttgttgtttggccaggtgaatttttttaagtccAAAGAATTGCCAATCAAAATTGGTTACTAAAAATATCTTTCAATTATTCAGAATGTCACTCTCACGTGGAAGAATTGATAACCCTAGCATCTAAACATAATGTCGCTATCGTACCCATTGGTGGGGGAACGAACGTAACCGGAGCAGTGGACTGTAAacatggagaaaaaagaatgataGTCTCATTAGATACTTCACAGATGGTATAACTTTACAGACCATCTGTTgggtatttttcattttttaaattcttattttttctagaACCAAATTTTGTGGATTGACGATGGGAATTTGGTGGCTCATGTCGAATCTggaattattggaaaagatttgGAAGATCGATTACAGGCAAGAGGCTATACTACAGGACACGAACCTGATTCATATGAATTTTCCAGGTACTTCATTaactcattttcatttgatatgATCATTAAGTTTACCGCAAGTTCAAATATTAAtagctattttttctttcgaataGTCTCGGTGGATGGGTAGCCACAAGAGCCTCAGGCATGAAGAAAAACCGCTATGGCAACATTGAAGACTTGGTAGTTGCATTGCGAGCCGTGACGCCCAACGGCGAATGGCGAAGCAGCggaacttatccaagagtttcTACTGGGCCCGATATGAATCACGTGATGATCGGATCAGAAGGTCTGGGATCCTTTCCTTAATTGTGCCATTTATTATGCATCTATatccaatttcaaattaaCAGGAACCCTGGGAGTGGTTACGGAGGTAACTATTAAGATCCGCCCCGTTCCACCTGTACGAAAATATGCTTCATTCGTCTTTCCAGATTTTGATTGCGGAGTTAAATTCATGAGACAAGTTGCTCGCGATGTAAGTCATTATATCtgattttcatgttttttggtCACTTTTAAAATTCGTATTTTCCTCTCCAATAGCGCTGTCAGCCGGCTTCCTTGCGTCTAATGGATAATCAGCAGTTCCAGTTTGGCCAAGCACTGCGACCCTCAAAGGGCCCATTCGGCCTAATGGTCGACGGCCTCAAGAACTTTTACCTGACTCGTTTGAAAGGATTAGACATTGAAAAGATTTGTGTCGCTACGATTGTCATGGAAGGGACAGTCAAAGAAGTGGCCATTCAAGAAGAGAAACTGACTGGCATAGGCATTGAATTTCAGGGTATTCCAGCAGGAGAACATAACGGAAAGCGAGGCTATCAACTGACTTTTGCCATCGCTTACATCAGGGTAAATGTCATATTTCGCGTTGTGACTTGAAGTACTTAAAGTGGACGCGCTTGTTCTATTTATAGGATATTGGACTGGATTATGGCGTTGTTGCGGAATCGTTTGAGACGTCAGTTCCATGGGACCGTGTCGTTAATGTCGTTAACAACACAAAAAGCCGTTTGGAAAAGGAATGCGCTGGTACTACTGTTATCATTTTATGTTTTGTATATTTTAACTACATCGAGGTTGTTCTTTCTTTGTGTTTTTACTAGACCGCAAATTTTCGCACTCGTTTATTTCGGCTCGAGTCACTCAAGTATACGATGCTGGTGCTTGCATTTATTTCTACTTTGGCTTTAACTATGGAAACATGAGCATGCTGCAGGCCGTAGAAGTTTATGAAGAGCTCGAGATTATTGCTCGCGATGAAATTATGGCATCCGGAGGCTCCTTGTCACACCATCACGGCGTTGGCAAAATTCGTAAAAAGTGGTTGCCTTCCATTTTAACGTCCAATGCTATCAACGTTCTCCATTCCATTAAAAGTACCGTTGATCCGCAAAATATTATGGCGGCCGGTAATTTAGTGTTTGACTAAATATTAGTTTCCTTGACATTCTTGGTTGAATCCGCTCAATATCGAGATCATTCAATTACAATTACATCAAttacaaattttcattttactctaaaaaataaacccaTGGACCTTGATACAACAATTGAAAATTCTGATTctgccatatttttttttattttttttttaaataccgaGAGTGCTTTTCTATTATCCTTCTTAAGATGTTTgtcgttcgttttctttttttttaaatgaggaAATAAACAGAAAGCCGCAATTAGCGCTTCTTAATATATTCGTTTACGGACTTTGTATAATTAAAACATTTGACTTTGCTGCACTTGGTGTGTATGGATTGTACAAGATTTGACCTTTTGTACTATGATGAGCTAGCTTCCATGAATGAAAGATACGCAGTCCAGATGAAACTTGCCAAACCAACAAATACTACTCGATTCCTTTCAGGTATCAGTGCAAAATTGAAAGTCTGAACCACAGGCCAgaattttactccagtctgaAATAGAttgcacataaaaaaaaaaaatattgattctCTGTAACTTTTAGTGATTTTTTTATCTGGTTACCTTCCACGTTTGtaggaatttattttcaacttcgTGCCATGCTTCATTGCTGCTCTTACCCTCTAGTAGATTCATTCCAAAGTAAAAGGCAATGATGCTGAAAGGACCATATGTAAATTGTTCTAAGATTGCTTTGATTGCAGCTACCCGTAGGCTTGATCCAGGAATAAGCCTACTTGATATCTTTACCCAGGTGAACACTGTAGGGGCAACCCATAAAGTTCCAAATAAAGAGAACCTGGCCAGTCTCGGTAAATCAACAGGAGTcctacaacaaaataaaatatgtcatccactcaattaaaaatgaattattttaatgttATGTACTAAATAAACTTAACAAAAATGTTCATCAATGTGCTAAATAGGGTATATATGCTGTAAAGAGAAATTATACATTTTATCCTTTTGAATTCCACTAGTTGCAAGTTGACGACATAAATCTGAACTGGGCCATAAAATTGCATACACAACCATGCCTCTCGAAATAGGATACTTGGTGAAAAGCACGGTAAATTTTCGTAACATCTTAATTCACATTCTTTTACAACACTTCtttcaaataatgaaataaagcAAATGTGGCAGTGGACTTTGCACACAAAGTCAGAAACACACTCAGCTGCTGGTGTTTACATGATTTCAATGGGTTAGGCAACTGATGTAATTCAAAGGGTTGCCAAACCGACAGGGTTTAaatttctagtttttttttttttttttacaaatttatcaCAGTTGGATAATTTAAAATGGGAAACATTTCTATTAGCTGAACTTTAAGAAATTcctaaaaatttgattgaaatttcaatgaaatcaaatgaccaaacaccaaatcaaataacacGAAATCACGAAGAAAGATAAACCGGATAAACACGCATGTTTAGTTGGCTAGGCAACGAAATGTGAGAAATCGAACtcatttttgacaaaaaattttgagtgATGAATGCTATATTTGATACGATTAGAATTAGTCTACCACtccatttattttcaata
Protein-coding regions in this window:
- the LOC124328727 gene encoding alkyldihydroxyacetonephosphate synthase, peroxisomal-like isoform X1 — encoded protein: MADSSADRLAVIHRHLSRDSDGKAAGPKVPSSIPKKRQELLRWNGWGYEDSGFVLSNLGTEQNPKYVFTFSGSRYEIASADLPHFFDWAYATIGVDPAKKKDPQGEPSYPPPIVNEGFVSDLKNTKITFSFEGMDRLFRAHGHTLHDIALLRGGQFLRIPDVVVWPECHSHVEELITLASKHNVAIVPIGGGTNVTGAVDCKHGEKRMIVSLDTSQMNQILWIDDGNLVAHVESGIIGKDLEDRLQARGYTTGHEPDSYEFSSLGGWVATRASGMKKNRYGNIEDLVVALRAVTPNGEWRSSGTYPRVSTGPDMNHVMIGSEGTLGVVTEVTIKIRPVPPVRKYASFVFPDFDCGVKFMRQVARDRCQPASLRLMDNQQFQFGQALRPSKGPFGLMVDGLKNFYLTRLKGLDIEKICVATIVMEGTVKEVAIQEEKLTGIGIEFQGIPAGEHNGKRGYQLTFAIAYIRDIGLDYGVVAESFETSVPWDRVVNVVNNTKSRLEKECADRKFSHSFISARVTQVYDAGACIYFYFGFNYGNMSMLQAVEVYEELEIIARDEIMASGGSLSHHHGVGKIRKKWLPSILTSNAINVLHSIKSTVDPQNIMAAGNLVFD
- the LOC124328727 gene encoding alkyldihydroxyacetonephosphate synthase, peroxisomal-like isoform X2; the encoded protein is MNDEYLRCEDGKAAGPKVPSSIPKKRQELLRWNGWGYEDSGFVLSNLGTEQNPKYVFTFSGSRYEIASADLPHFFDWAYATIGVDPAKKKDPQGEPSYPPPIVNEGFVSDLKNTKITFSFEGMDRLFRAHGHTLHDIALLRGGQFLRIPDVVVWPECHSHVEELITLASKHNVAIVPIGGGTNVTGAVDCKHGEKRMIVSLDTSQMNQILWIDDGNLVAHVESGIIGKDLEDRLQARGYTTGHEPDSYEFSSLGGWVATRASGMKKNRYGNIEDLVVALRAVTPNGEWRSSGTYPRVSTGPDMNHVMIGSEGTLGVVTEVTIKIRPVPPVRKYASFVFPDFDCGVKFMRQVARDRCQPASLRLMDNQQFQFGQALRPSKGPFGLMVDGLKNFYLTRLKGLDIEKICVATIVMEGTVKEVAIQEEKLTGIGIEFQGIPAGEHNGKRGYQLTFAIAYIRDIGLDYGVVAESFETSVPWDRVVNVVNNTKSRLEKECADRKFSHSFISARVTQVYDAGACIYFYFGFNYGNMSMLQAVEVYEELEIIARDEIMASGGSLSHHHGVGKIRKKWLPSILTSNAINVLHSIKSTVDPQNIMAAGNLVFD
- the LOC124328773 gene encoding mpv17-like protein gives rise to the protein MLRKFTVLFTKYPISRGMVVYAILWPSSDLCRQLATSGIQKDKMTPVDLPRLARFSLFGTLWVAPTVFTWVKISSRLIPGSSLRVAAIKAILEQFTYGPFSIIAFYFGMNLLEGKSSNEAWHEVENKFLQTWKTGVKFWPVVQTFNFALIPERNRVVFVGLASFIWTAYLSFMEASSS